Part of the Planctomycetia bacterium genome, CGCCAGTGGCACCCATCGCATTATTTCTTCTGCGTGTGCACTTAGCTGACTTGGACGGCGATCTTGCGCGGTTTGACGCGTTCCAGTTTCGGCAATCGCAGGGTCAGGACGCCGTCTTTGTAAGCGGCGTTGATCCTGCCCGCGTCGATTTGCTCGCTGACTTGGAACGTGCGACGGAAATCGCCAATGCCGTATTCGTTCAGCACGTAGTGCGTGCCTTCCGCCTGGCGCTGTTGCACCTTACCGTGAATGGTCAGCAAGCCTTCCTTGAAATCGATATCGATGTCCTCGCTCCGCACGCCAGGCATGTCGGCGTGGACGACCAATTCCTCCGGACCTTCGGAG contains:
- a CDS encoding Hsp20/alpha crystallin family protein encodes the protein MSVENTQQTSADEPLSRAELTRSGQFYRPNVDISEGPEELVVHADMPGVRSEDIDIDFKEGLLTIHGKVQQRQAEGTHYVLNEYGIGDFRRTFQVSEQIDAGRINAAYKDGVLTLRLPKLERVKPRKIAVQVS